Proteins from a genomic interval of Acinonyx jubatus isolate Ajub_Pintada_27869175 chromosome B4, VMU_Ajub_asm_v1.0, whole genome shotgun sequence:
- the SLC39A5 gene encoding zinc transporter ZIP5 isoform X2: MGPPMSHLLAGLCVWVALGLAGGSAPNLGPAEQEQNHYLAQLFGLYGENGTLTAGGLARLLHSLGLGRVQGLRLGHHGPPVGRAIPPVGDNSTYRSQDPELSVDVWAGLPLGPSEWGDPEEPKAPASPRGPAPSGLDLFHRLLLLDHSLADHLNEDCLNGSQLLVNFGLSPAAPLTPRQFALLCPALLYQIDSRVCIQAPTPTPSGDLLSALVHSALAVLLLSLPAPLSLLLLRLLGPRLLRPLLGFLGALAVGTLCGDALLHLLPHAQGGQHAGPNGQPEEDLGPGLSVLGGLFLLFVLENVLGLLRHRGLRPRCCRRKRKDFRAPALDLEDGSGMALQPLQAAPEPEAQGCHGEQDSQPPPAPAPTGHQGHSHGHQGGSDANITWMVLLGDGLHNLTDGLAIGDFAMLLRAGLPFRRLLLLSLVSGALGLGGAALGVGLSLGPVPLTSWVFGVTAGVFLYVALVDMLPALLRPPEPLPTLHVLLQGLGLLLGGSLMLTIAMLEEQLWPLVSDG, translated from the exons ATGGGGCCCCCAATGAGTCATCTGCTGGCtggcctgtgtgtgtgggtggcCTTGGGCTTGGCAGGGGGCTCAGCCCCCAACCTGGGCCCAGCTGAGCAGGAGCAGAACCATTACTTGGCCCAGCTGTTTGGCCTGTATGGGGAGAACGGGACACTGACAGCTGGGGGCCTAGCGCGGCTTCTCCACAGCCTGGGGCTAGGCCGAGTTCAGGGACTTCGCCTAGGACACCATGGACCTCCGGTTGGTCGGGCTATACCCCCAGTTGGAGACAATTCCACATACAG ATCACAGGACCCTGAGCTGAGTGTGGATGTCTGGGCTGGGCTGCCTCTGGGTCCCTCAGAGTGGGGTGACCCAGAGGAGCCAAAGGCCCCAGCATCGCCCCGTGGGCCAGCCCCCTCTGGCCTGGACCTCTTTCACAGACTTCTGCTGCTGGACCATTCATTGGCTGACCATCTGAATGAGGAT TGTCTGAATGGCTCCCAGCTGCTGGTCAACTTTGGCCTGAGCCCTGCTGCTCCTCTGACCCCTCGTCAGTTTGCTCTGCTGTGTCCAGCCCTCCTTTATCAGATTGACAGCCGTGTCTGCATCCAggccccaaccccaaccccctCAGGGGATCTTCTGTCTG CCTTGGTTCATAGCGCCCTGGCAGTCCTGCTGCtcagcctccctgctcccctctccctgctgctgctgcggcTCCTGGGACCTCGTCTATTACGGCCCCTGCTGGGTTTCCTGGGGGCCCTGGCCGTGGGCACTCTTTGTGGGGATGCACTGCTACACCTGCTGCCACAT GCACAAGGAGGGCAGCATGCTGGACCTAACGGACAACCAGAGGAGGACCTGGGACCAGGACTGTCGGTACTCGGAGGTCTCTTCCTGCTCTTTGTGCTGGAGAACGTGCTAGGGCTTTTGCGGCACAGAGGGCTCAGGCCA AGATGCTGCAGGCgaaaaagaaaggatttcagAGCACCAGCCCTGGACCTGGAGGATGGCAGTGGGATGGCCCTTCAGCCCCTGCAGGCAGCTCCAG AGCCAGAAGCTCAGGGCTGCCATGGGGAGCAGGACAGccagcccccaccagccccagctCCTACTGGGCACCAAGGCCACAGTCACGGGCACCAGGGTGGCAGTGATGCCAATATAACGTGGATGGTCCTCCTGGGAGACGGTCTGCACAACCTCACTGATGGGCTGGCCATAG GTGACTTTGCGATGCTGCTCCGAGCAGGGCTGCCCTTTCggaggctgctgctgctgagtTTGGTGTCTGGAGCCCTGGGACTAGGGGGTgcagccctgggggtggggctcagtttGGGCCCTGTCCCTCTCACTTCCTGGGTGTTTGGGGTCACTGCTGGGGTCTTCCTCTATGTGGCCCTTGTGGACATG
- the SLC39A5 gene encoding zinc transporter ZIP5 isoform X1, whose protein sequence is MGPPMSHLLAGLCVWVALGLAGGSAPNLGPAEQEQNHYLAQLFGLYGENGTLTAGGLARLLHSLGLGRVQGLRLGHHGPPVGRAIPPVGDNSTYRSQDPELSVDVWAGLPLGPSEWGDPEEPKAPASPRGPAPSGLDLFHRLLLLDHSLADHLNEDCLNGSQLLVNFGLSPAAPLTPRQFALLCPALLYQIDSRVCIQAPTPTPSGDLLSALVHSALAVLLLSLPAPLSLLLLRLLGPRLLRPLLGFLGALAVGTLCGDALLHLLPHAQGGQHAGPNGQPEEDLGPGLSVLGGLFLLFVLENVLGLLRHRGLRPRCCRRKRKDFRAPALDLEDGSGMALQPLQAAPEPEAQGCHGEQDSQPPPAPAPTGHQGHSHGHQGGSDANITWMVLLGDGLHNLTDGLAIGAAFSDGFSSGLSTTLAVFCHELPHELGDFAMLLRAGLPFRRLLLLSLVSGALGLGGAALGVGLSLGPVPLTSWVFGVTAGVFLYVALVDMLPALLRPPEPLPTLHVLLQGLGLLLGGSLMLTIAMLEEQLWPLVSDG, encoded by the exons ATGGGGCCCCCAATGAGTCATCTGCTGGCtggcctgtgtgtgtgggtggcCTTGGGCTTGGCAGGGGGCTCAGCCCCCAACCTGGGCCCAGCTGAGCAGGAGCAGAACCATTACTTGGCCCAGCTGTTTGGCCTGTATGGGGAGAACGGGACACTGACAGCTGGGGGCCTAGCGCGGCTTCTCCACAGCCTGGGGCTAGGCCGAGTTCAGGGACTTCGCCTAGGACACCATGGACCTCCGGTTGGTCGGGCTATACCCCCAGTTGGAGACAATTCCACATACAG ATCACAGGACCCTGAGCTGAGTGTGGATGTCTGGGCTGGGCTGCCTCTGGGTCCCTCAGAGTGGGGTGACCCAGAGGAGCCAAAGGCCCCAGCATCGCCCCGTGGGCCAGCCCCCTCTGGCCTGGACCTCTTTCACAGACTTCTGCTGCTGGACCATTCATTGGCTGACCATCTGAATGAGGAT TGTCTGAATGGCTCCCAGCTGCTGGTCAACTTTGGCCTGAGCCCTGCTGCTCCTCTGACCCCTCGTCAGTTTGCTCTGCTGTGTCCAGCCCTCCTTTATCAGATTGACAGCCGTGTCTGCATCCAggccccaaccccaaccccctCAGGGGATCTTCTGTCTG CCTTGGTTCATAGCGCCCTGGCAGTCCTGCTGCtcagcctccctgctcccctctccctgctgctgctgcggcTCCTGGGACCTCGTCTATTACGGCCCCTGCTGGGTTTCCTGGGGGCCCTGGCCGTGGGCACTCTTTGTGGGGATGCACTGCTACACCTGCTGCCACAT GCACAAGGAGGGCAGCATGCTGGACCTAACGGACAACCAGAGGAGGACCTGGGACCAGGACTGTCGGTACTCGGAGGTCTCTTCCTGCTCTTTGTGCTGGAGAACGTGCTAGGGCTTTTGCGGCACAGAGGGCTCAGGCCA AGATGCTGCAGGCgaaaaagaaaggatttcagAGCACCAGCCCTGGACCTGGAGGATGGCAGTGGGATGGCCCTTCAGCCCCTGCAGGCAGCTCCAG AGCCAGAAGCTCAGGGCTGCCATGGGGAGCAGGACAGccagcccccaccagccccagctCCTACTGGGCACCAAGGCCACAGTCACGGGCACCAGGGTGGCAGTGATGCCAATATAACGTGGATGGTCCTCCTGGGAGACGGTCTGCACAACCTCACTGATGGGCTGGCCATAG GTGCTGCCTTCTCCGATGGCTTCTCCAGTGGCCTCAGCACCACCCTAGCAGTCTTCTGCCATGAGCTACCCCATGAACTGG GTGACTTTGCGATGCTGCTCCGAGCAGGGCTGCCCTTTCggaggctgctgctgctgagtTTGGTGTCTGGAGCCCTGGGACTAGGGGGTgcagccctgggggtggggctcagtttGGGCCCTGTCCCTCTCACTTCCTGGGTGTTTGGGGTCACTGCTGGGGTCTTCCTCTATGTGGCCCTTGTGGACATG